One Leptospira stimsonii DNA segment encodes these proteins:
- a CDS encoding replication-associated recombination protein A has product MSDLFTKKPIPPLAHKIRPSSFEEVIGQSRATKQLVNYRSPVSIILYGPPGTGKSTLAGILCRRWNLPFVEYNAVSTGVAEIKKLLERAEREGTILLFLDEIHRFSASQQDSLLKGVETGHLVLIGATTENPAFRITRPLLSRCQILKIEPLSLEEQSSLLERGLSNLSPPIKLSDEAKETLIRFSGGDGRKLLSNLEGISFSFPPESEISKADIEEYLESRVIEYDKSGESHYDVISAFIKSVRGSDPDAALYYLAVLLEGGEDPLFIMRRLIILASEDIGNASVNGLPLAVSGLHALEAIGMPEGRLILAHVTTFLASCPKSNASYQGIGAALSFVREHGTAIKIPNRLRNAPTFLHKKEGASQGYLYPHDFGGFKEQNYFPDEIAEKPPRFYFPTGNGMELKLKEYLEKVWEKSAWKKGS; this is encoded by the coding sequence TTGAGCGACCTCTTTACAAAAAAACCGATTCCTCCTTTAGCGCATAAGATTCGTCCTTCCTCTTTCGAGGAAGTGATCGGACAATCCCGTGCCACCAAACAACTCGTAAATTATCGTTCTCCGGTTTCGATCATTCTCTACGGTCCTCCCGGAACCGGCAAATCGACGTTAGCCGGAATTCTTTGTAGAAGATGGAATCTTCCGTTCGTGGAATACAACGCGGTTTCCACCGGAGTCGCCGAGATCAAAAAATTATTGGAAAGAGCGGAAAGAGAAGGAACCATCCTTCTTTTTTTGGATGAGATTCATCGATTCAGCGCTTCGCAACAGGACAGCCTTTTAAAAGGTGTGGAGACCGGTCATCTCGTTCTGATCGGAGCTACGACCGAGAATCCTGCGTTCCGAATCACAAGACCTCTTTTGTCTAGATGCCAGATTCTTAAAATAGAACCTTTGAGTTTGGAAGAACAGTCTTCGCTTTTAGAAAGAGGTCTCTCGAATCTTTCACCTCCGATCAAACTCAGCGACGAAGCGAAAGAAACTCTCATTCGATTCTCCGGAGGGGACGGGAGAAAACTTCTTTCCAACTTGGAAGGAATCAGTTTTAGTTTCCCTCCCGAATCCGAAATTTCAAAAGCGGATATCGAAGAATATCTGGAGAGCAGGGTGATCGAATACGATAAGAGTGGAGAATCACACTACGACGTCATCTCCGCTTTTATCAAGTCGGTGCGAGGAAGCGATCCGGATGCCGCGTTATACTACCTTGCCGTTTTACTCGAAGGCGGAGAAGATCCGCTTTTTATTATGCGAAGACTGATCATTCTCGCGAGCGAGGATATCGGAAACGCATCGGTGAACGGTTTGCCATTGGCCGTTTCCGGTTTGCACGCGCTCGAGGCGATCGGGATGCCGGAAGGAAGATTGATTCTCGCACACGTTACTACGTTTCTTGCTTCTTGTCCGAAGTCGAACGCGAGTTATCAGGGAATCGGAGCGGCTTTGTCCTTCGTGAGAGAACACGGAACTGCAATCAAAATTCCGAATCGTCTGAGAAACGCTCCTACCTTTCTTCATAAAAAAGAAGGAGCTTCTCAGGGTTATTTATATCCGCATGATTTCGGCGGATTTAAGGAACAAAATTATTTCCCGGATGAGATTGCAGAGAAACCTCCGCGTTTTTACTTTCCGACCGGAAACGGAATGGAGTTAAAACTCAAAGAATATCTGGAAAAGGTTTGGGAAAAATCGGCTTGGAAGAAGGGAAGTTGA
- the hisC gene encoding histidinol-phosphate transaminase, with the protein MVQFQTILNSLKSYEAGKPIELVVREFGIDPKDVIKLGSNENPFGCAPAVIKAVQDFASKMSYYPDDSYLDLKNALARKFEVTPDRIIPGNGSDQVLDFACRCVLGVGDSVLINRITFAMYRIYALQCGAKVHSTETVPHDLDAFLDLAKIVKPKILFLCTPSNPVGDALSKSDVYEFLRRLSPETLVVIDAAYMEFGKQKDQNKFIPAKEVTDLFPNVFFTGTFSKVYGLGGMRIGYGIGSSELIKNIYKMRPPFSVTNLSALAATEALNNESHVENYLKSNLEELGRYEKFANEESIEFIDSYANFITFFARKHGKSSTEIAQSLLRKGIILRDLKSYELNALRITIGRPEQNDKVLEALKTEFI; encoded by the coding sequence ATGGTCCAGTTTCAAACGATACTCAATTCTCTTAAAAGCTACGAAGCAGGAAAACCGATCGAACTCGTGGTTCGCGAATTCGGAATCGATCCGAAGGACGTGATTAAACTCGGATCAAATGAGAATCCGTTCGGTTGCGCTCCCGCGGTTATCAAAGCAGTACAAGACTTCGCTTCTAAGATGTCGTATTATCCGGACGATTCTTATCTGGACTTGAAGAATGCACTCGCGAGGAAATTCGAAGTTACGCCGGATCGGATCATTCCTGGAAACGGAAGCGATCAAGTTTTGGATTTTGCCTGCAGATGCGTTTTAGGAGTGGGTGATTCCGTCCTAATCAATCGAATCACATTTGCGATGTATCGCATCTACGCGCTTCAGTGCGGTGCAAAGGTCCATTCAACGGAAACGGTTCCTCATGACTTGGATGCATTCTTAGATCTCGCCAAAATCGTAAAACCCAAAATTCTATTCTTATGTACTCCGTCAAACCCAGTAGGAGACGCCCTTTCCAAATCGGATGTCTACGAATTTCTTCGGAGACTTTCACCCGAAACGTTAGTCGTCATTGACGCGGCCTATATGGAATTCGGAAAACAAAAGGACCAAAACAAGTTCATTCCGGCAAAAGAAGTAACGGATTTATTTCCGAACGTTTTTTTTACGGGTACATTTTCCAAGGTTTACGGCCTTGGCGGTATGAGAATCGGTTACGGAATCGGGAGTTCGGAGTTGATCAAGAATATTTACAAGATGCGTCCACCCTTCAGCGTGACCAATCTTTCGGCGCTCGCCGCCACCGAAGCCTTAAATAACGAAAGCCACGTCGAAAATTATCTCAAGAGCAACTTGGAAGAACTCGGACGTTACGAAAAATTCGCGAACGAAGAGAGTATAGAATTCATCGATTCGTACGCGAACTTTATTACATTCTTTGCAAGGAAACACGGAAAGTCTTCTACGGAAATTGCGCAGTCGCTTTTGCGAAAAGGAATCATCTTGAGAGATTTGAAAAGCTACGAACTGAACGCGCTTCGAATCACGATCGGAAGACCCGAGCAAAACGATAAGGTTTTGGAGGCTCTAAAAACGGAATTCATATAA
- a CDS encoding YjgN family protein yields MQNENQKFSTDAKGEELFLIYLKNIFFTIITLGIYYFWAKVNTQKFVHRHVLFQGQRFDYHGTGKENFLGFLKGFGLILAGTILAGGIYYIASLIGAWARFIVIIAVYLGLLYVIPYVSVGSRRYFLSRTSFNNIRFRFNGKVNELVKVFIPGALLSIVTLGIYSAWFINHLEKFYIEKSHLGNADFQYEGNGKKLFFIYLKGIFFTPFTAGIYFFWFHANVHNYFWNHTKFQGISFRSELKGGSVFLNSLIAIFLVFFTLGIGVPWAYLRGLRILLQSLSLESAPDLSSIQSVRDPNASALADGLTEASDAIGSIFGN; encoded by the coding sequence ATGCAGAATGAAAATCAGAAATTCTCGACCGACGCGAAGGGAGAAGAACTTTTTCTCATCTATTTAAAGAATATTTTTTTTACCATCATTACTCTTGGAATTTACTATTTCTGGGCAAAGGTGAACACGCAAAAGTTCGTGCATAGACACGTTCTCTTTCAAGGCCAACGTTTCGATTATCACGGAACCGGAAAGGAGAATTTTCTAGGTTTTCTAAAGGGATTTGGACTGATTCTTGCGGGAACGATTCTCGCTGGTGGAATCTATTATATCGCTTCTCTCATCGGCGCTTGGGCCAGGTTTATCGTCATCATCGCAGTCTATTTGGGTTTGTTATACGTTATACCTTACGTCTCCGTCGGCTCCAGAAGATATTTCCTGAGCAGAACTTCGTTTAATAATATTCGATTTCGATTTAACGGAAAGGTAAACGAACTGGTGAAGGTTTTTATTCCCGGAGCGCTTCTTTCGATCGTTACGTTAGGAATTTATTCCGCTTGGTTTATCAATCATCTGGAAAAATTCTATATCGAAAAATCCCATTTAGGGAACGCAGACTTTCAATACGAAGGGAACGGGAAAAAACTATTCTTTATCTATCTCAAAGGAATCTTCTTTACTCCTTTTACTGCCGGTATTTATTTCTTCTGGTTTCACGCAAACGTTCATAACTATTTCTGGAATCACACCAAATTTCAAGGAATCTCTTTTCGTTCCGAACTCAAAGGTGGAAGCGTATTCCTAAATTCTCTCATCGCGATCTTTCTTGTATTTTTCACTCTCGGCATCGGAGTTCCTTGGGCCTATCTCAGAGGATTAAGAATTCTACTTCAATCCTTATCGTTAGAATCGGCTCCCGATCTTTCTTCGATCCAGAGCGTAAGAGATCCGAACGCAAGCGCTTTAGCGGACGGACTTACCGAAGCGAGCGATGCAATCGGAAGTATTTTCGGCAACTAA
- a CDS encoding YqaA family protein — MTSKECSTENEEVPGKEPDRVVRKLFRQTLVGIVILVLGVVFLARVFPEPVLAVSQKFIEITGVFGVGIGILLADSLHVFIPPDVFLMIAVAGKLNSILVIVSASIGSLIGGTISYLTGRILLPKIQGVASFVKKHEQKLEHYLHRYGFWAVVLAALTPLPYSWVSLAAGAMKMRYVLFFQGCLFRIPRFIVFYYLIQFGWVGGGM, encoded by the coding sequence ATGACCTCGAAAGAATGTTCCACAGAAAATGAAGAAGTTCCGGGAAAAGAACCGGATCGAGTCGTTCGTAAATTATTTCGTCAAACGTTAGTCGGAATCGTGATTCTCGTTTTGGGAGTTGTTTTTCTTGCGAGAGTGTTTCCGGAACCGGTCCTTGCGGTTTCACAGAAGTTTATCGAAATCACGGGTGTTTTCGGCGTCGGAATCGGAATTCTTCTCGCGGACTCCTTACACGTTTTTATTCCGCCCGACGTATTCTTGATGATCGCAGTCGCCGGTAAATTGAATTCCATTTTGGTGATCGTTTCCGCATCGATCGGAAGCCTCATAGGCGGAACAATCTCCTATCTTACCGGCAGAATTCTTCTCCCAAAGATCCAAGGTGTTGCGAGTTTTGTAAAGAAGCACGAGCAAAAGTTAGAACACTACTTGCATCGTTACGGATTTTGGGCTGTGGTTTTGGCGGCTCTGACACCGCTTCCGTATTCTTGGGTTTCTCTCGCGGCGGGTGCGATGAAAATGAGATATGTTCTTTTTTTTCAGGGTTGTCTTTTTCGAATTCCTCGGTTTATAGTATTCTATTATCTGATCCAATTCGGTTGGGTCGGGGGCGGAATGTAA
- a CDS encoding M48 family metallopeptidase, translated as MPDLYYDGNSALPVSGVLTPKETGLVFQSSDSPPNTFHFSYTQIRSLEKLGNEFRLELKSEEEGFDLILTFESKEKAKQIKKNQYKTFGDGFGGFLSRFLQLPNLYQIVIAGCLAFGIGFLLFTKLDRLYVFVPETADKSLGNLIGDRFEANYSECKNRKLKYGIEKITKTILPKKRKGQHEIKILRSDDINAFALPGGKIYLLSGLIQESESPEEIAAILAHEISHVDQRHGVRQVIRLLGISVVIKLAIGLGFDDIGSLETITEIVNTLTILKYSREFEEEADQNAFEILKRSGVGVKGFIDFFEREEAKKISVKKERNKKHPKEEEKKNWDPAKILDWLSTHPDNQSRIQRAKDFSKGLKTQRREIQMENWNRIRKSCSEST; from the coding sequence ATGCCCGATCTTTATTACGACGGTAATTCTGCCTTACCGGTCTCGGGAGTTCTAACTCCGAAAGAGACCGGTTTGGTTTTCCAATCCTCGGATTCCCCTCCAAATACATTCCATTTTTCTTATACTCAAATTCGATCCTTGGAAAAATTGGGAAACGAATTTAGACTCGAACTAAAAAGCGAGGAAGAAGGATTCGATTTGATTCTTACGTTCGAATCCAAAGAAAAAGCGAAACAAATCAAGAAGAATCAATACAAAACGTTTGGAGACGGATTCGGAGGTTTTTTATCCAGATTTTTGCAACTTCCGAATTTATACCAAATCGTTATCGCAGGATGTTTAGCCTTTGGAATCGGATTTCTATTGTTTACGAAACTAGATCGACTGTATGTATTTGTTCCGGAAACCGCGGACAAATCCTTAGGGAACCTAATCGGCGATCGTTTCGAAGCGAACTACTCAGAATGCAAAAATCGCAAACTCAAATACGGAATCGAAAAAATAACCAAAACCATTCTCCCCAAAAAAAGAAAAGGGCAACACGAAATTAAAATTCTGAGGAGCGATGATATCAATGCGTTCGCTCTTCCAGGAGGCAAAATTTATCTCCTCTCCGGATTGATTCAAGAATCGGAAAGTCCGGAAGAAATCGCCGCGATCCTCGCGCATGAAATTTCCCACGTCGATCAAAGACACGGAGTCCGCCAAGTCATACGGCTTTTGGGAATTTCCGTCGTAATCAAACTGGCGATCGGACTCGGCTTTGACGATATCGGTTCCCTGGAAACAATTACGGAAATTGTGAACACGCTCACGATTCTAAAATATTCCAGAGAGTTTGAAGAGGAAGCGGATCAAAACGCATTCGAAATTCTCAAAAGATCGGGAGTGGGAGTGAAAGGGTTCATCGATTTTTTTGAAAGGGAAGAAGCCAAAAAAATCTCCGTTAAAAAAGAACGGAACAAAAAACACCCCAAAGAGGAAGAGAAGAAGAATTGGGATCCGGCGAAGATCTTAGATTGGTTGAGCACACATCCGGATAATCAAAGTAGAATTCAAAGAGCAAAGGATTTTTCCAAAGGTCTCAAAACGCAAAGACGAGAGATTCAAATGGAAAATTGGAATCGGATAAGAAAGAGTTGTTCCGAATCTACTTGA
- a CDS encoding peroxidase family protein has product MLLVNFENEREISLPENSSAQSLLEISLSNGIPHTHACGGNARCSTCRVLVLENPSNLSEPEQKEKDLSQKKGFPEAVRLACQAKVLGDVRVRRIVLDDEDYNLTIPGSTAVSGEEKEIAILFSDIRDFTSFSESHLPYDVIHILNRYFYKMGDIVLKHGGKIDKYIGDGLMALFGVDGGSAEEICISALRAAKEMELELYSLNEYLKSHFHISFRIGVGLHYGSCILGQLGHPANMSFTAIGDSVNMASRIESKTKKAGATVLISESFYQQVKDRVRKGRIFSTKLKGKTGDYKLYEIQEILKKASLNTWEEARNYLRKIILVRETGSWLKLVYHLSCLFDEDENWLGLSAAVSFQNFRSLPENQDILSNLDRLIEAKENFFQKNGTSYSLADFLALAGAVALEKSGGPRIAVSPGRTDQTISPVKQILPLAMLTQKDQLPCLGKMNLNVKDLVTISGARTIGWLGAESFTANPYYFDNSYFHVLLKAGLEGPLLIPNDRELLKNDESRALVLEYALNQNKFFEDFSGTYLRLTA; this is encoded by the coding sequence ATGCTCCTTGTTAATTTTGAGAACGAAAGAGAAATTAGTTTACCAGAAAATTCCTCGGCTCAGAGCCTGTTAGAAATCAGTTTATCGAACGGAATTCCTCACACTCACGCATGCGGTGGAAATGCAAGATGTTCCACTTGTCGTGTTTTAGTTTTGGAGAATCCTTCCAATCTTTCCGAACCGGAACAAAAAGAAAAGGATCTGTCTCAAAAGAAAGGCTTTCCGGAGGCAGTTCGACTTGCGTGCCAAGCCAAGGTTCTCGGCGACGTTCGAGTAAGAAGAATCGTGTTGGACGACGAAGACTACAATCTAACGATTCCGGGTTCGACAGCGGTCTCCGGTGAAGAAAAAGAAATTGCGATTCTTTTTAGCGACATCCGTGATTTCACCAGTTTTTCGGAATCGCATCTCCCATACGATGTCATCCACATTCTCAATCGTTATTTTTACAAAATGGGAGACATCGTTTTAAAACACGGCGGTAAGATCGACAAATACATCGGCGACGGACTTATGGCCCTCTTCGGAGTGGACGGAGGTTCCGCCGAAGAAATTTGTATCAGCGCTTTGCGCGCGGCGAAAGAGATGGAATTGGAACTCTATTCTCTCAACGAATATCTGAAATCCCATTTTCACATTTCCTTTCGAATCGGAGTCGGACTACATTACGGAAGTTGTATATTAGGACAATTGGGACATCCGGCTAACATGTCTTTTACGGCGATCGGAGATTCCGTAAACATGGCGAGCCGAATCGAATCAAAGACAAAAAAGGCAGGAGCTACCGTTCTCATTTCGGAATCGTTCTATCAACAAGTGAAGGATCGAGTTCGAAAAGGAAGAATCTTCTCCACCAAACTCAAAGGAAAAACGGGAGATTACAAACTCTATGAAATCCAGGAGATTCTAAAAAAAGCGAGTCTCAATACTTGGGAAGAAGCGAGAAACTATCTGCGAAAAATCATTCTCGTTCGGGAAACAGGGAGTTGGTTAAAACTAGTCTATCATCTTTCTTGTCTCTTTGACGAAGATGAAAACTGGTTGGGACTCAGCGCCGCAGTGAGCTTTCAAAACTTTCGATCCCTTCCCGAAAACCAGGACATCCTTTCCAATTTGGATCGGTTGATCGAGGCCAAAGAAAATTTCTTCCAAAAAAACGGAACCTCTTATTCTCTCGCCGACTTCTTAGCGTTAGCCGGCGCGGTCGCTCTCGAAAAATCGGGAGGTCCAAGAATTGCAGTCTCACCAGGAAGGACGGATCAGACGATCTCCCCGGTGAAACAAATTCTTCCATTGGCAATGTTGACTCAAAAAGATCAGCTCCCCTGCCTTGGAAAGATGAATCTCAATGTGAAAGACTTGGTCACGATCTCCGGAGCTCGTACGATCGGTTGGTTGGGAGCGGAATCGTTTACCGCAAATCCGTATTATTTCGACAATAGCTATTTCCACGTCCTTTTAAAAGCAGGCCTGGAAGGGCCGCTCTTAATTCCAAACGATCGAGAACTTTTAAAAAACGACGAGTCGAGAGCGCTTGTTTTAGAATACGCACTCAATCAAAACAAATTTTTCGAGGATTTTAGCGGAACGTATTTGCGACTCACGGCTTAG
- a CDS encoding sensor domain-containing diguanylate cyclase — MNFEHEYNLEKFVNNSLDLISIQRLDGTVIQVNPSFERILGWSEKDLLGSNPFHLLHPDDLDSTLKEIEKLNQGIPTLAFQNRFRCSDGSYKFFAWTCYPDLNEGLLYTSGRDITDLVESNRKISQLAAELKEANNRLFEQASTDPLTKLKNRRAFNEALHYLIHLTLKQESQISLMMIDADHFKAFNDQFGHPEGDQVLIQLASLLLEKAGREDIVGRFGGEEFIVALPNTSAESALGIAETFLHAVREFPWEKRKITISIGISTFPFDSSSFGEKMDLQKLLIANADKALYHSKVNGRNRVTHYSFLDPKEILPCPQTNPKNSLPD; from the coding sequence ATGAACTTCGAACACGAATATAATTTAGAAAAGTTTGTAAACAATTCTTTGGATCTTATTTCGATTCAGAGATTGGACGGAACAGTCATACAAGTGAACCCTTCTTTTGAGAGGATCTTAGGTTGGTCTGAAAAAGATCTTCTTGGTAGTAATCCGTTTCACCTCTTACATCCGGACGATTTGGATTCTACTCTGAAAGAAATTGAAAAATTAAACCAGGGAATTCCTACGCTTGCGTTTCAAAATCGATTTCGATGTTCCGATGGAAGTTATAAATTCTTCGCATGGACTTGTTATCCGGACTTAAACGAAGGTTTGTTGTACACTTCCGGTCGCGATATCACGGATCTTGTGGAATCCAATCGAAAGATCAGTCAACTTGCGGCGGAACTCAAAGAAGCAAACAATCGGCTCTTTGAACAAGCTTCGACCGATCCTCTTACAAAACTCAAAAATCGAAGAGCCTTCAACGAAGCGCTTCACTATCTCATTCATCTTACTCTAAAACAAGAAAGCCAAATTTCTTTGATGATGATCGATGCAGATCACTTCAAAGCATTCAACGACCAGTTCGGTCATCCGGAAGGGGACCAGGTCTTAATCCAATTGGCTTCTCTTCTTTTGGAAAAAGCCGGAAGGGAAGACATTGTCGGTCGTTTTGGCGGGGAAGAATTCATCGTTGCATTACCGAACACTTCAGCCGAGTCGGCCCTTGGAATCGCGGAAACTTTCTTACATGCAGTTCGAGAGTTTCCCTGGGAGAAACGAAAGATCACGATCAGCATCGGAATTTCAACGTTTCCATTCGATTCTTCTTCGTTCGGCGAAAAAATGGATTTGCAAAAACTTCTCATCGCAAATGCGGACAAAGCTTTGTATCACTCGAAGGTCAACGGAAGAAACAGGGTGACGCACTATTCCTTCCTGGACCCGAAGGAGATTCTTCCCTGTCCTCAAACCAATCCGAAAAATTCCCTTCCGGATTGA
- the mutL gene encoding DNA mismatch repair endonuclease MutL → MGKIRELSPELINQIAAGEVIESAHSVVKELMENSMDAGATQVDIESKDGGLSLLRITDNGSGIDPEDLEPALKRHATSKIKDYGDLENVLSYGFRGEALASIASVSRLTLESGTKDRKTAWKIQSIGGKISEKEEIPGFTGTKILVEELFFNTPVRRKFLKSIRSEDKKIRDRVTTQALAREDIRFRLFQDGKEVYVLPARENKKDRIIDLFGENFRDHLLEVSLDRGGIKAFGYISDPDFYKSNRTGQFIFINGRPIEIKYSSVLLKKAYDELLPPNGHPYCFLFFEIDPSRVDVNVHPAKKEIRFLDEEGFNGFFLTLIQKELRSSTPVSFLELKKRLLRPTSDTFKSSSLYQAHSPAGNGQSPLLSRELFADVPRQEGFDLDRMGPGASLNALTDNVVKHSSFIPKKHFGVLFETFILAEAEDGFYIIDQHTAHERIRYEEVLRKLEKKNYGIQPLLTPIRIDVSKQEQEDILNRRKEYEEVGIFLDALGEDSVVLREIPAYMEPGQEKEIILDFLNRTEGKESSEPELYDLMAKCVACRSAIKKGDHLSDPILAEILNRLSYCENPSRCPHGRPTLVKLSRDDLERMFHRK, encoded by the coding sequence ATGGGAAAAATCAGAGAACTAAGTCCCGAACTCATCAATCAAATCGCCGCAGGCGAGGTCATCGAGTCGGCACATTCCGTCGTAAAAGAACTCATGGAAAACTCCATGGATGCCGGAGCGACACAAGTCGATATCGAATCCAAAGACGGCGGCCTTTCCTTATTGAGGATCACGGACAACGGTTCCGGAATCGATCCCGAAGACTTGGAACCGGCCCTGAAAAGACACGCCACAAGTAAGATCAAAGACTACGGAGATCTGGAAAACGTTTTGAGTTATGGGTTTAGAGGGGAGGCGCTCGCTTCCATCGCCTCCGTATCTCGCCTAACGTTGGAAAGTGGGACGAAGGACCGAAAGACTGCGTGGAAGATTCAATCCATAGGCGGTAAAATTTCCGAAAAAGAGGAAATTCCCGGTTTTACCGGAACAAAAATTCTTGTAGAAGAATTATTCTTCAATACTCCGGTTCGAAGAAAGTTTCTTAAATCAATTCGTTCCGAAGATAAAAAAATTCGAGACCGTGTTACGACTCAAGCTTTGGCGAGAGAGGACATTCGTTTTCGTTTGTTCCAAGACGGAAAGGAAGTCTATGTGCTTCCCGCGAGAGAAAACAAAAAGGATCGAATCATCGATCTTTTTGGTGAAAACTTCCGAGATCATCTTTTGGAAGTAAGTTTGGATCGAGGTGGAATCAAAGCTTTCGGTTATATCAGCGATCCGGATTTTTATAAGTCCAATCGAACCGGTCAGTTTATCTTTATCAACGGACGTCCGATCGAGATCAAATATAGTTCGGTCCTCTTAAAAAAAGCGTATGACGAACTCCTTCCACCGAACGGTCATCCGTATTGTTTTTTATTTTTTGAAATCGATCCTTCGAGAGTCGACGTCAACGTTCATCCGGCAAAAAAGGAAATTCGTTTTTTGGACGAAGAAGGATTCAACGGATTCTTCTTAACGCTCATACAAAAGGAACTTCGTTCCAGTACTCCGGTTAGTTTTTTAGAATTAAAAAAACGTCTTTTGAGGCCAACCTCCGATACGTTCAAAAGCAGTTCTCTTTATCAAGCGCATTCTCCGGCGGGAAACGGACAAAGTCCTCTTTTGAGCAGGGAACTTTTTGCGGACGTTCCTCGTCAGGAAGGTTTTGATTTGGATCGGATGGGACCGGGGGCTTCTCTGAACGCTCTGACGGACAACGTCGTAAAACATTCTTCTTTTATTCCGAAAAAACATTTCGGCGTTTTGTTTGAGACCTTTATTCTCGCGGAAGCGGAGGACGGTTTTTATATCATCGACCAGCACACCGCGCACGAAAGGATTCGTTACGAAGAAGTTTTGAGAAAACTCGAAAAGAAAAATTACGGAATCCAACCTCTTCTGACTCCGATTCGAATCGACGTTTCCAAACAGGAACAGGAAGACATTTTAAATCGAAGAAAAGAATATGAGGAAGTTGGAATATTCTTGGACGCCTTAGGAGAGGACAGCGTCGTACTGCGCGAAATTCCCGCTTATATGGAGCCGGGCCAGGAAAAAGAAATTATTCTCGATTTTTTAAACCGAACCGAAGGAAAGGAATCCAGCGAACCGGAGTTATACGATTTGATGGCGAAATGTGTGGCTTGTCGTTCGGCGATCAAAAAAGGAGATCATCTTTCCGATCCGATTCTCGCCGAAATTTTGAACCGATTGAGTTATTGTGAAAATCCTTCCCGTTGTCCTCACGGACGACCAACCTTAGTTAAGTTGAGCAGAGATGACCTCGAAAGAATGTTCCACAGAAAATGA